The Arthrobacter sp. OAP107 DNA segment CGCTACCAACGGGTAACGGAGTCAGGCTGACACAGCGTTGCTAACCTTGGTTCCATGAACCTCGCAGTAGAGCGCAAGCCACTCCGTGCTGACGCTGCACGCAATGTGGACAAGATCATTAACGCCGCCCGCGAGTGTTTCCGGCAGTACGGCCCGGACGTTCCGCTGCAGACCATCGCCGCAACGGCGGGAGTCGGTCCAGCAACGCTGTTCCGGAATTTCTCGGACAAGGAACAGCTGGTTTTGGCGGCCCTCAACCGCCAGCTCCGGCTCAATGTGGACCCGGTTATCGACGTCGCCCTTGCGGGCACCGATGCGGCCGAGGGCCTGTTCCGGGTAATCGACGCGGTGATGACTGCGGCCAGTGACAATGCCAACCTGCTCGGCGCCGTGGCCGGCAGGCGGGACCTTCTCACCGGCATTACCGGAAGCCTGATCGAGTCTGTTGGCGTGCTCCTCGACCGCGGCCAGGACCAGGGCACCCTTCGGGTGGACATCTCGCTGACCGACATGGTGCGCCTGCTGGCAATGCTGATCGGCGTGGTGGACACCATGGAGCCCGGTTCGGACGCGTGGCGGCGGCCGGCTGCCCTGGTCGAAGACGCGATCCGCGCGGAACGGCCCACCAGGCCGCTGCCTTCGCAGGTGCCGCTCCCAGGGTCCCAGTTCGAGTAGCGGCCCGCAGTCCAGGCGGCGGCTCGCAAGAGGGGCGCGGCCGGCAGGAATGACGGCCTCCCATATTCCGCACAGCGGCCCTGCACAGTAAGCTAGGCACACCGGCGGGTTAGGAAGTCAGCCTCGGACAGTTCCCAATATGGAGCACACCATGTCATTTCCTGCATGTGTTCAAATCAGACCGGCCGTGGCATCATGAACCGCTCACAACTGGCGCACTTCATGAGACATTCAACGGATCCTGAAACAACAATAACCGCGGCCTCCACCGATGAGCTCAGCATCATCGTGGACGCGCTCTACCGGAATCTCGATACGCCGACGCCAGTGTTCGGCGCCCAGGACTGGTATGAGCTGGCCACCGAAGAGCTCGCACGGCGGGCCGAGCCGGTTGTCCCTGACGCCTACGGCGCCGCGTAGATCACCGACGCGTAGATCACCGACGCGTAGATCACCGAAGCGGCTCCGGCCCCTCGGAGAGGGCATGCAGGGCCGATGCCAGGCATTCGCTCATGGCCTGGAGGGCGATCAGTTGCGCTTCCCGGACCTGGGGCTTGGGCGAGTTGATGCAGATAGCTTCGTCGGCAGCCTGGGCCAGCGGGTTGGGGGCTGCCCCGGTAACCGCCCAGACGGTGGCGCCGGCTGCCCTCGCCGCCGTCGTCGCCTCCAGCAGGGCATGCCGGTGCCCGCTGGCGGAAACCACCAGGAGAACGTCGCCGGAACGGATGTGCGCCCGGACCTGGCTGGCGACCTCGTCCGCGTGCCCCTGCGCGATTTCGATGGCGCTGACGGGCGCAGCCCCTGCTGACACGCCCGGCCGCAGGGCAATGACGGAAAATGGCTGGCGCTCACCCGCGTGGCGCCCCAGCAGTTCCGCGGTGAATTGCTGCACCTCCGCGGCCGAACCGCCACTTCCCGCGGTGACCAGGCGGTTCCCCGACAGCAGCCGGCGCCAGTTCCTCGCCCCAGCCGGCCAGCCGCGTGGACTCATTCCGCAGCGAGGCTACCGCAGGCCCTACCTGCCGCAGGTGCTCGAGGACGATGTCTACCGGGGCTTTGATTTCGAACGGCGCGTCCGTGGCGCGGGAACGTGACAGTCTGCTGACGGCCTTCATTTTTACCACTCCTCTTCATTCGAGGATACAACGGCTGTGACGGACATCACCCTTGACGACGACGACGGCGTGCGGCTGGCAGCTCGCGATGTTTCAGTTCCAGCCGGCCAGGCGGAGCAGGGCAGCCGCTCCGGCCCCGGCCAGCACAACCACCAGGAAAGGCGCCCGCAGGAACAGTGCCGCCGCGGCGGCCGCCAGGGCCCCCAACCGGGCGTCAAGAACCAGAGCCTGCCCGCTGGCCAACGTGTTGACGATGGTCAGCGACGCCAGCAACCCGATGGTCATGGTTCCGGCCATCCGGGACATCCTGGGGTTCTGCAGCAGGCTGGCCGGGAGAAGGTAGCCCACCAGCTTCCATGCGTAGGCAAAGAGGCAGGACAGCAGCAACCACATCCACAGACTCATTTGGCACCTCCGGAGCTGGTCCCGTTGCCTTCGTTATGACGGGGAGCCGGATGACCGGGAGACGTGGGACTACCGGGACCGTGGTGGTGGCCTGCACCTGGGTGGTGGCCGGGATGCCATTCCGCGTAGGGGTCGATATCCGGCTCCAGCCCTTCGTCCTGGCGTCCGTGGCTGACCCAGCCGATGACCGCGGCCACCACGGCGGCAATGAGGATGGGGACGCCTGCCGGGACGAATGGCACGGCCAGTACGGTTGCCAGGGCGCAGACGACGGCGATCGCCACCGGTTCCCGGCCCTTCAGCCGCGGCCAGAGCAGGCCAAGGAACGCCGCCACCGCCGCGCCGTCGAGCCCCCACTGCTTGGGATCACCCAGCGCACCGCCGGCCAGGGCACCCACTGCGGTGAAAAGGTTCCAGAGTACAAAGATCCCGATGCCCGCGGCCCAGAAACCCCTGTGCTGCTCGTCAGGATCCGACTGCCCGGTGCTTGTGGCCGTGGACTCGTCGATGGTCACATGGGCGGCGGCGTACCGCCGCCACCCTGTCGGCCGGAGCAGCACGTTGAGCTGCATGCCATAGATTCCGTTGCGCATCCCCAGCAGGGTGGCGGCCCCCATGGCGGCAAGACCCGAGCCGCCGCCGGCAACCACTCCGATGAACGCAAACTGGGAGCCGCCGCTGAACAGCAGCAGGCTCAGTGCCATGGTTTGCCAGAAGTCGAGGCCCGAGGTGACGGAGAGCGCCCCGAAGGACACCCCGTACAGGCCGGTGGCTACGCTGATGGACAAGCCAACACGGACCGCAGGGGAACGCAGGAGTTTAGGGGGCCAGGTGAGGGGCATGCCACCACTCAATCACAGCGGCGGCTGCGACTGGGTGGCTGAGCTTGACGCCAGGGCCGGCTGTTGGAGCCGGGCCAGGACCTGCGCCGGCCGGTTGGTGGTGATTTCGTGGACACCCAGCCCCCGGCACAGCGCCACGTCGTCCTCTTCGTCCACCGTCCAGACCCGGAATCGGCGGCCGGAATCCAGCCAGCGCCGCACAGCGGCGGGGTGCCGGCGGACGTAGTCGATGCCGGGCCCGGCAATAGCGACTTCGCCGTCGTTGAGAATCCGCTCGCCCTCCAGCTGCGCGGCCTTCATCACGTTGGCCACGGCACTGCCCGTGAAAGGCCCCAGCCCCAGTTCCTCCCGGATTCCGGTGACGTTCACGTCGTCCACGAGCTGGCAGATGAACTCTGCCGGCACGGCCTTGCGCAGGTGCCTGACCGAGTCGGGGCTGAAGCTCATGAACGTCACCCGGATGTTGCCCAGCCTGGATGTCGCGGCATCCCAGCCTTCCGCGCGCAGCACCTCCAGCACTCTGTCCTCCAGCTTCAGCTGGTAGGGGCTGGGATGCTTCAGCTCGATGGCCAGCCCGATCTCCCGCCCGGCAGCCTGCAGCAGGTCCAGCAGATCCGGCAGGGTCAGGAACTGTTCGGACCTGGGTCCGTAGGCCTCGGGGATCCGCACGCCCTTCCAGGATGAAAAATCCAGCAGCCGCAGCTGGTCGACGGTCCGTTCGGCCACGGGACCTGTACCGTCCGAGGTCCGGTCCAGGTTCGAATCGTGCAGCAGGACAACGTGCTGGTCGCGGGTGAGATGCACATCGCACTCCACGCCGTCCACGCCGTCCGCGATTGCCCGGAGATAGGCGGCACGGGTGTGCTCGGCGAAATCCGCGCTGGCACCACGGTGGGCGTAGACCAGGGGACGGGTTAGGGCTGACTCGTCGGCTGTCATGGTCACACGTTAGCCGACCGCGGGCGGCAAAGCGGGGCTAGGCTTGGCACATGCAGGTGAACTCTGAGCCAACCACCCAGCAAGATCCGGCGGAGGAGCGAAAGCTCCTGGAAAGCCCCGAGCGGAACGGCGGACTTGGCGGCCGCACTGCGGTGCGTCCCGCCGTCGTACATGATTTCACCGCGGGCGACGCCGAAAAGGCGGCAGCGCTCCGGAAGATGAAGCTGGTGGCCCTCTGCCTGCTGATCGCCATGGCCGTGGTGTTCGTCGTGGCCTTCGCGCTGCAGAGGCAGTACCCGTGGCTGGAGTACGTCCGGGCCGCGGCGGAAGGCGGCATGGTGGGCGCCTTGGCCGACTGGTTCGCGGTGACGGCCCTGTTCCGCTACCCCATCGGGCTGAAAATCCCGCACACCGCCATCATTCCGCGCCGCAAGGACCAGATCGGCGCGTCCCTGGGCGAGTTCGTGGAGACCAACTTCCTTTCCGAACAGGTGGTTCAGGACAAGTTGGCGAGCATCAACATCTCCGGCAAGGTGGGCAGCTGGCTGTCGGGTCCGGGCGGCGCCGAGCGCGTGGCCAAGGAGGGCGCCGCCGTCATCCGGGGCACGTTCAAAGTGCTGAACGACGACGACGTCCAGGCAGTTATCGAGGGCATGGTCCGCAGGCACCTCCTGGCTCCCCCATGGGGACCGCCCGTGGGACGCATGGCCGAGCGGATCTTCGCCGACGGGCACCACCACAAGCTGGTGGACCTCCTCGTGGACCGGGCAGCGGACTGGGTGGCGGCCAACCACCAGACGGTCAGCCGGCTCGTCACGGAGCGGTCCCCGCAGTGGGTGCCCAGCTTCGTGGACGGCCTGGTGGGTGACAAGGTCTACATCGAGCTGCTGAAATTTACCCGCGCGGTCCAGGATGACCAGCAGCACCAGGTCCGCCTGTCGATCGACAAGTACCTGACGGACCTGGCCCAGGACCTGCAGCATGATCCCGCCATGATCGCCCGCGCGGAGGGGATCAAGGCGCAGGTGCTGGGTGACCCGGAGGTCCGGGAACTGGCGTCGCGGACCTGGGCCACCATCAAGGGCGCGCTCCTCACCGCCGTCGACGATCCGGACAGCGAACTGACGGTGAAGTTCAAGGCGGCCGTCCGCGATTTCGGCACCCGGCTGGTCAACGACGAAGAGCTGGCGGGCAAGGTCAACGCCTGGATCGGCGATGCCGCCGGCTACCTGGTCCGCACCTACCGGTCGGACATCGCCGGTGTGATCACGGATACGGTGGCCCGCTGGGACGCCGAGGAGACGTCGCAGAAGATCGAACTCCAGGTGGGCAAGGACCTGCAGTTCATCCGGATCAACGGCACAGTGGTGGGGTCCCTCGCGGGGCTCGCCATCTTCACGGTGGCCCAC contains these protein-coding regions:
- a CDS encoding TetR/AcrR family transcriptional regulator, with product MNLAVERKPLRADAARNVDKIINAARECFRQYGPDVPLQTIAATAGVGPATLFRNFSDKEQLVLAALNRQLRLNVDPVIDVALAGTDAAEGLFRVIDAVMTAASDNANLLGAVAGRRDLLTGITGSLIESVGVLLDRGQDQGTLRVDISLTDMVRLLAMLIGVVDTMEPGSDAWRRPAALVEDAIRAERPTRPLPSQVPLPGSQFE
- a CDS encoding SIS domain-containing protein, which encodes MSPRGWPAGARNWRRLLSGNRLVTAGSGGSAAEVQQFTAELLGRHAGERQPFSVIALRPGVSAGAAPVSAIEIAQGHADEVASQVRAHIRSGDVLLVVSASGHRHALLEATTAARAAGATVWAVTGAAPNPLAQAADEAICINSPKPQVREAQLIALQAMSECLASALHALSEGPEPLR
- a CDS encoding AzlD domain-containing protein, whose protein sequence is MSLWMWLLLSCLFAYAWKLVGYLLPASLLQNPRMSRMAGTMTIGLLASLTIVNTLASGQALVLDARLGALAAAAAALFLRAPFLVVVLAGAGAAALLRLAGWN
- a CDS encoding AzlC family ABC transporter permease, producing MPLTWPPKLLRSPAVRVGLSISVATGLYGVSFGALSVTSGLDFWQTMALSLLLFSGGSQFAFIGVVAGGGSGLAAMGAATLLGMRNGIYGMQLNVLLRPTGWRRYAAAHVTIDESTATSTGQSDPDEQHRGFWAAGIGIFVLWNLFTAVGALAGGALGDPKQWGLDGAAVAAFLGLLWPRLKGREPVAIAVVCALATVLAVPFVPAGVPILIAAVVAAVIGWVSHGRQDEGLEPDIDPYAEWHPGHHPGAGHHHGPGSPTSPGHPAPRHNEGNGTSSGGAK
- a CDS encoding glycerophosphodiester phosphodiesterase family protein, producing MTADESALTRPLVYAHRGASADFAEHTRAAYLRAIADGVDGVECDVHLTRDQHVVLLHDSNLDRTSDGTGPVAERTVDQLRLLDFSSWKGVRIPEAYGPRSEQFLTLPDLLDLLQAAGREIGLAIELKHPSPYQLKLEDRVLEVLRAEGWDAATSRLGNIRVTFMSFSPDSVRHLRKAVPAEFICQLVDDVNVTGIREELGLGPFTGSAVANVMKAAQLEGERILNDGEVAIAGPGIDYVRRHPAAVRRWLDSGRRFRVWTVDEEDDVALCRGLGVHEITTNRPAQVLARLQQPALASSSATQSQPPL
- a CDS encoding DUF445 domain-containing protein, translating into MQVNSEPTTQQDPAEERKLLESPERNGGLGGRTAVRPAVVHDFTAGDAEKAAALRKMKLVALCLLIAMAVVFVVAFALQRQYPWLEYVRAAAEGGMVGALADWFAVTALFRYPIGLKIPHTAIIPRRKDQIGASLGEFVETNFLSEQVVQDKLASINISGKVGSWLSGPGGAERVAKEGAAVIRGTFKVLNDDDVQAVIEGMVRRHLLAPPWGPPVGRMAERIFADGHHHKLVDLLVDRAADWVAANHQTVSRLVTERSPQWVPSFVDGLVGDKVYIELLKFTRAVQDDQQHQVRLSIDKYLTDLAQDLQHDPAMIARAEGIKAQVLGDPEVRELASRTWATIKGALLTAVDDPDSELTVKFKAAVRDFGTRLVNDEELAGKVNAWIGDAAGYLVRTYRSDIAGVITDTVARWDAEETSQKIELQVGKDLQFIRINGTVVGSLAGLAIFTVAHLAFG